The Primulina huaijiensis isolate GDHJ02 chromosome 12, ASM1229523v2, whole genome shotgun sequence genome has a window encoding:
- the LOC140989928 gene encoding casein kinase 1-like protein HD16, with protein MAENDSGVRGSDKGVGPEDEGTTAPLPERVQVGGSPAYKVEKKLGKGGFGQVYVGRRINPPNPNERTGSGAVEVAMKFEHRSSKGCNYGPPYEWQVYNALGGSHGIPHVHFKGRQNDYYIMIMDVLGPSLWDIWNNNSHMMSIEMVACIAIEAISILEKLHSRGYVHGDVKPENFLLGPPGTPDEKRLFLVDLGLATRWRDTSTSLHVDYDQRPDMFRGTVRYASAHAHLGRTGSRRDDLESLAYTLIFLLRGRLPWQGFQGENKSFLVCKKKMSTSPEALCCFCPAPFRQFVEYVVNLKFDEKPNYAKYISLFDGIVGPNPDIRPINTEGAQKLIYQVGQKRGRLMLDEDEGGDDEQPKKKVRMGMPATQWISVYNARRPMKQRYHYNVADTRLAQHIEKGNEDGLFISSVGSCLNLWALIIDAGTGFSDQLYELSPHFLHKEWIMDKWEKNFYISAIAGADNGSSLVIMSKGTQYLQQSYKVSESFPFKWINKKWREGFYVTAMATAGSRWAIVMSRGAGFSDQVVELDFLYPSEGVHRRWEAGYRITSMAGTTDQSALVLSMPRRKPTDETQETLRTSAFPSAHVKEKWAKNLYIASVCYARTVS; from the exons ATGGCTGAGAATGATAGTGGTGTGCGTGGCAGTGATAAGGGTGTGGGACCCGAGGATGAGGGAACTACCGCTCCTCTTCCTGAAAGG GTTCAGGTCGGTGGTTCTCCAGCTTATAAAGTTGAGAAGAAACTGGGGAAAGGAGGGTTTGGGCAAGTTTATGTAGGTCGCCGAATCAATCCTCCAAATCCTAATGAAAGAACAGGTTCAGGAGCTGTAGAG GTTGCTATGAAGTTTGAGCACCGGAGCAGCAAAGGCTGTAATTATGGACCACCATACGAGTGGCAAGTCTATAA TGCACTCGGTGGCAGTCATGGCATTCCACATGTACATTTCAAGGGACGGCAAAATGACTACTATATAATG ATCATGGATGTGCTTGGTCCTAGTTTATGGGATATCTGGAACAACAATTCCCACAT GATGTCTATTGAAATGGTGGCGTGCATTGCCATTGAAGCCATCTCCATTTTAGAGAAGTTACATTCTAGGGG ATATGTGCATGGGGATGTGAAGCCAGAAAACTTTTTGCTTGGTCCACCTGGTACACCCGACGAGAAAAGGCTCTTTTTGGTTGACCTTGGATTGG CCACCCGTTGGCGTGATACTTCAACTAGCCTGCATGTTGACTATGATCAACGGCCAGACATGTTCAG GGGAACCGTGCGATATGCAAGTGCGCATGCCCATCTTGGAAGAACTGGAAGCCGTAGAGACGATTTGGAGTCCCTTGCTTAtactctcatttttcttctacGTGGTCGTCTTCCTTGGCAGGGGTTCCAG GGCGAGAATAAAAGCTTCCTTGTGTGCAAAAAGAAGATGTCGACCTCTCCCGAAGCTCTTTGTTGCTTCTGCCCTGCACCTTTCCGACAGTTTGTTGAGTATGTTGTGAACTTAAAATTTGATGAAAAGCCTAATTACGCAAAGTACATCTCCCTCTTTGATGGAATAGTTGGTCCAAATCCCGACATCAGGCCAATCAACACTGAAGGTGCTCAGAAG CTCATATATCAAGTGGGACAAAAGAGAGGACGACTTATGTTGGACGAGGATGAAGGTGGTGATGATGAGCAACCAAAGAAAAAGGTTCGTATGGGAATGCCCGCCACGCAATGGATTAGTGTGTATAATGCTCGACGCCCTATGAAGCAAAG ATATCACTACAATGTCGCAGACACGAGGCTTGCTCAGCATATTGAGAAAGGAAACGAGGATGGCCTATTTATTAGCTCGGTGGGATCTTGTTTAAATCTATGGGCGCTGATAATTGATGCTGGAACTGGATTTAGTGATCAACTTTATGAACTTTCACCCCATTTTCTTCACAAG GAATGGATAATGGATAAGTGGGAGAAGAATTTCTACATCAGTGCAATAGCAGGGGCGGACAACGGTAGCTCGTTAGTAATTATGTCTAAAG GTACCCAGTATTTGCAACAATCATATAAAGTTAGCGAATCATTTCCATTCAAGTGGATCAATAAAAAATGGCGGGAGGGATTCTATGTCACCGCCATGGCTACTGCAGGGTCCCGATGGGCAATTGTTATGTCTCGGGGGGCAGGGTTTTCCGATCAG GTTGTGGAGTTGGACTTTCTTTATCCTAGTGAAGGTGTTCATAGAAGGTGGGAAGCTGGGTACCGTATCACT
- the LOC140990657 gene encoding mitochondrial import inner membrane translocase subunit TIM17-2-like → MGTPETSREPCPDRILDDVGGAFGMGAVGGSAFHFLKGIYNSPKGERLIGGTQAVRMNAPRIGGSFAVWGGLFSTFDCTMVYLRQKEDPWNSIIAGAATGGFLQMRQGLGAASRSAMFGGILLALIEGAGIMLNKVMSAPQNFPAMEEPLPNVPGVPGYSMGQIPGQAPANVESLGSGSPASSSSSWLGGLFGGGKEEKGTSDESKTKVLESFDAPTPPSFDYK, encoded by the coding sequence ATGGGGACTCCAGAAACATCACGAGAACCTTGCCCCGATCGTATCCTTGATGATGTTGGGGGAGCATTTGGCATGGGTGCTGTTGGTGGTTCAGCTTTCCATTTCTTGAAGGGCATATACAACTCCCCAAAAGGCGAGCGTCTTATTGGTGGAACTCAAGCTGTTCGAATGAATGCACCTCGCATTGGTGGTAGTTTTGCTGTTTGGGGTGGACTCTTTTCTACATTTGATTGCACAATGGTCTACCTCCGCCAGAAAGAGGATCCTTGGAACTCAATCATTGCTGGTGCCGCAACAGGAGGCTTTCTACAGATGCGTCAGGGATTAGGTGCTGCTTCACGTTCAGCTATGTTTGGTGGTATCTTACTTGCTCTGATCGAGGGAGCTGGAATCATGTTAAATAAAGTCATGAGTGCACCTCAGAATTTTCCAGCAATGGAGGAGCCACTACCAAATGTTCCTGGTGTGCCTGGATATTCAATGGGGCAAATTCCTGGTCAAGCTCCTGCAAATGTTGAGAGCTTGGGATCTGGATCTCCGgcatcttcatcttcttcatgGTTAGGTGGCCTTTTCGGTGGTGGAAAGGAAGAGAAAGGTACTAGTGACGAAAGCAAGACAAAGGTCTTGGAGAGTTTTGATGCCCCTACACCGCCATCATTTGATTACAAATAA